A genome region from Bacteroides stercoris ATCC 43183 includes the following:
- the xyl3A gene encoding xylan 1,4-beta-xylosidase, with translation MKRKLICWLPLLLLIGCSQPTYRTTSLTPDKRAELLLKELTLEEKVALMMDTSQPVERLGIKPYNWWNEALHGVARAGLATVFPQPIGMAASFSPQTVYEVFNAVSDEARAKNTYYASQGSYERYQGLTMWTPTVNIYRDPRWGRGIETYGEDPYLTSRMGVMVVKGLQGTNDGRYDKLHACAKHFAVHSGPEWNRHSFNVENLSTRDLYETYLPPFEALVKEAGVKEVMCAYNSFEGEPCCGSNRLLMQILRNDWGFDGIVLSDCGAIADFYNEYGHKAYSDAKSASAAAVLNGTDLECGSSYKALVKAAQEGKIDEKDIDKAVLRLLEARFALGEMDAPEDVSWTKIPFSVVASAAHDSLVLDMARKSMTLLQNKDNILPLKRGGLTVAVMGPNANDSVMQWGNYNGMPSHTVTILDGIRNALGADDKLIYEQGCSWVERTLIQSVFNQCKSADGQGFTARYWNNVKHEGTPVTTTQVTTPFRFCTSGATVFAPGVNLTDFSATYNSVLTPLQSGEVVFEIYTYGSGCLRINGEEVKRFHNTHGGRSLDYTLQVKAGVPYDIELDFEYFRSDAQLNFDIGFKQKVNIDASVACVKDADVVVFAGGISPLLEGEEMGVNLPGFRGGDRTDIELPAVQRELIHALHRAGKKIILVNCSGSPIALEPETKNCEAILQAWYPGQAGGTAVADVLFGDYNPGGRLPVTFYRNMSQLPDFEDYNMTGRTYRYMTQQPLFPFGYGLSYTTFEYGNLSLAKEQIKVGEPLKLTVNVTNNGQRDGEEVVQVYLKKQDDAEGPGKTLRAFKRVRIPAGKSVEVVFDLNGKELEWWDAQSNTMRVCAGRYDVMVGKSSQDRDLQRRSFVIE, from the coding sequence GAACTTACTTTGGAAGAAAAAGTAGCATTGATGATGGACACTTCCCAACCGGTGGAGCGCTTGGGTATCAAACCCTATAACTGGTGGAACGAGGCGCTGCACGGTGTGGCACGTGCCGGATTGGCTACGGTTTTTCCGCAACCGATAGGTATGGCGGCCTCTTTTTCGCCTCAAACAGTATATGAAGTATTCAATGCCGTATCGGATGAGGCGCGTGCAAAAAATACATATTACGCATCGCAGGGCAGTTACGAGCGTTATCAGGGACTTACCATGTGGACGCCTACGGTGAATATTTACCGTGATCCGCGTTGGGGACGGGGTATTGAGACCTACGGTGAAGACCCTTATCTCACCAGTCGCATGGGTGTCATGGTAGTGAAAGGTCTGCAAGGAACCAATGACGGAAGATACGATAAGTTGCATGCTTGTGCCAAACACTTTGCCGTACATTCCGGTCCGGAATGGAACCGTCATTCTTTCAACGTGGAGAACCTTAGCACACGTGATTTGTATGAAACCTATCTACCTCCTTTTGAGGCGTTAGTGAAGGAAGCCGGTGTAAAGGAGGTGATGTGTGCCTATAACAGTTTCGAGGGAGAGCCTTGTTGCGGCAGCAACCGTTTGCTGATGCAAATTCTCCGTAACGATTGGGGGTTCGATGGTATTGTCCTTTCCGATTGTGGTGCTATTGCCGATTTTTATAATGAATACGGGCATAAGGCATATTCCGATGCAAAGTCTGCTTCAGCAGCCGCAGTGCTGAACGGAACGGACTTGGAGTGTGGCTCCAGTTATAAGGCATTGGTAAAGGCAGCTCAGGAAGGCAAGATTGATGAGAAAGACATAGACAAGGCTGTGCTCCGCCTGTTGGAAGCCCGTTTTGCTTTGGGAGAAATGGACGCTCCGGAAGATGTGTCTTGGACGAAGATTCCTTTCTCCGTAGTAGCTTCGGCTGCACACGACTCATTGGTGTTGGATATGGCCCGCAAGTCCATGACATTACTGCAAAACAAGGACAATATCCTTCCCTTGAAACGTGGCGGTCTGACTGTAGCTGTCATGGGACCTAATGCTAATGACTCCGTAATGCAATGGGGCAATTATAACGGTATGCCGTCACATACAGTCACCATTCTGGATGGAATACGGAACGCGTTGGGAGCGGACGATAAGCTGATTTATGAACAGGGTTGCAGTTGGGTGGAAAGAACACTGATTCAAAGTGTGTTCAACCAGTGTAAGTCGGCAGACGGACAGGGGTTTACGGCACGTTATTGGAACAATGTAAAGCATGAGGGCACCCCGGTGACTACTACACAAGTAACCACCCCTTTCCGCTTCTGTACCTCGGGAGCTACGGTTTTTGCACCGGGCGTAAACCTGACAGACTTCTCTGCAACTTACAACAGCGTGCTCACCCCTCTACAATCGGGCGAAGTGGTATTCGAAATTTATACATACGGTTCCGGTTGCCTGCGTATCAATGGCGAAGAAGTAAAGCGTTTCCACAATACGCATGGTGGCAGGTCACTGGACTATACGCTACAGGTAAAAGCGGGTGTTCCTTACGACATCGAGCTTGACTTTGAATATTTCAGAAGCGATGCGCAACTGAATTTCGATATCGGCTTCAAGCAAAAGGTAAATATCGATGCATCTGTAGCTTGTGTGAAAGATGCCGATGTTGTAGTTTTTGCCGGTGGTATATCTCCTCTTTTGGAAGGAGAGGAGATGGGAGTGAACCTTCCCGGTTTCAGGGGCGGAGACCGTACGGACATTGAATTGCCGGCTGTTCAGCGTGAATTGATTCACGCATTGCATCGTGCCGGAAAGAAGATAATTTTGGTGAATTGTTCCGGTTCACCCATCGCTTTGGAGCCTGAAACGAAGAATTGTGAAGCTATCCTACAGGCTTGGTATCCGGGACAGGCGGGCGGCACTGCCGTGGCAGATGTACTGTTCGGTGACTATAATCCGGGTGGACGCTTGCCTGTAACTTTTTATCGCAATATGTCTCAGCTTCCCGATTTTGAGGACTATAATATGACAGGACGTACCTATCGTTATATGACTCAACAACCATTGTTCCCGTTTGGTTACGGCTTGAGCTACACTACCTTTGAATATGGCAACTTATCCTTGGCCAAGGAACAGATTAAGGTGGGAGAACCTTTGAAGTTGACCGTTAACGTTACGAATAACGGTCAGCGTGACGGTGAAGAGGTGGTGCAGGTTTACCTCAAGAAGCAAGATGACGCAGAAGGACCGGGCAAGACTTTGCGTGCTTTTAAACGTGTCCGCATTCCTGCCGGAAAGAGTGTTGAGGTAGTGTTCGATTTGAACGGCAAGGAATTGGAATGGTGGGATGCTCAAAGTAATACGATGCGGGTTTGTGCAGGCAGGTACGATGTGATGGTGGGGAAAAGCTCGCAGGATCGGGATTTGCAACGTAGGAGTTTCGTGATTGAATAA